One genomic window of Caldivirga maquilingensis IC-167 includes the following:
- a CDS encoding helix-turn-helix domain-containing protein, with the protein MYLNTLREVDVENLVKNIDLKYILRCILKLSITDVTVYHTLLNNNGNDPLTVSEISTAIKKSRSTVEKSLMKLIQLGLVARRAVLTRRGGYTYVYYALPIDHVKQRLLQLVNSYYDIAKELIESTTSSVMIKSIEESSLSGE; encoded by the coding sequence ATGTATCTAAATACATTGAGAGAAGTAGATGTAGAGAATCTAGTTAAGAACATTGATTTGAAATATATACTTAGATGTATCTTGAAATTGTCAATAACTGATGTTACTGTATATCACACGTTACTAAACAATAATGGTAATGATCCATTAACTGTATCAGAAATATCAACAGCCATTAAGAAGTCCAGAAGCACCGTGGAGAAGTCACTAATGAAGCTTATTCAACTTGGATTAGTGGCTAGGAGAGCCGTGTTAACCAGGAGGGGAGGCTATACCTACGTTTACTATGCATTACCCATTGATCACGTTAAGCAGAGGTTGCTTCAACTCGTTAACTCGTATTATGATATAGCCAAGGAGTTAATAGAGTCAACAACATCATCAGTAATGATAAAGTCCATTGAGGAGTCAAGCCTAAGTGGGGAGTGA
- a CDS encoding carbohydrate kinase family protein has translation MKKPTIASVGNLNLDVYFRIQSLPENDGAVEAYEAYIGGGGSAANFAIQASKLGAYVRFIGAVGSDTISDALLEDLKEAGVDVKWVKRINVERSGLVVVLIGPENGKRMIEYRGANLGLTPSDVNSESLNGVNHLHVALSRLNIIEAGVKRAKELGLTVSVDGGAGLSSYDLNILKPLMDGVNTWFMNSLEARKLTGIDDPISAGLRILESINVEELIITLGPGGAVSFTKDGAKLVEAFKVAPIDTTGAGDVFAASYVFAKLIGLDRVSRLIFANAAASIKVTRRGARAGPSFSEVLEFLRTVGYSDLTNEIRSILN, from the coding sequence GTGAAGAAGCCGACAATAGCCTCAGTGGGTAACCTTAACCTAGATGTGTATTTCCGAATCCAGTCCCTACCTGAGAATGATGGGGCTGTTGAAGCATATGAGGCATACATAGGGGGAGGCGGGTCAGCAGCCAACTTCGCCATACAGGCCTCAAAGCTTGGAGCTTACGTAAGATTCATTGGGGCAGTTGGCTCAGATACCATTAGTGATGCGTTACTGGAGGATCTTAAGGAGGCTGGGGTTGATGTTAAGTGGGTTAAGAGAATTAATGTCGAGAGAAGTGGACTAGTAGTTGTTCTAATAGGTCCCGAGAACGGTAAAAGGATGATTGAGTACAGGGGTGCTAACCTAGGCTTAACACCCAGTGACGTAAACAGTGAGTCACTTAATGGGGTTAATCACCTACACGTAGCGTTAAGTAGATTAAACATAATTGAGGCTGGGGTTAAGAGGGCTAAGGAACTTGGCTTAACAGTCTCCGTTGATGGGGGCGCTGGGTTGTCATCATATGATTTAAACATACTTAAACCATTAATGGATGGGGTAAACACATGGTTCATGAATAGCCTTGAGGCTAGGAAGCTAACAGGCATTGATGACCCTATTTCAGCCGGATTAAGGATACTTGAGAGTATTAACGTTGAGGAACTTATTATTACCCTTGGCCCAGGGGGTGCAGTATCATTTACTAAAGATGGGGCTAAACTTGTTGAGGCCTTTAAGGTAGCGCCCATTGATACCACTGGGGCCGGCGACGTCTTCGCAGCATCATACGTATTCGCTAAGTTAATAGGCTTAGATAGGGTTAGTAGGTTAATATTCGCTAACGCCGCAGCCTCAATTAAAGTTACCAGGAGGGGGGCTAGGGCTGGACCAAGCTTCAGTGAAGTCCTAGAGTTCCTTAGGACCGTGGGTTACAGTGACTTAACGAATGAGATTAGGAGTATTCTTAACTAA